The following are encoded in a window of Geobacter metallireducens GS-15 genomic DNA:
- a CDS encoding ribonuclease Z yields the protein MPPLFHPTPVNGPFDDPGVYVDFLFERRAILFDLGDITPLPPRKVLRISDIFVSHTHVDHFIGFDRVVRLCLGREKRLRLYGPPGFTDQVAHRLAGYTWNLVESYPTDFTVEATELAPGGGVRTVEFHCRREFVPENESWEQISNGVILDEETFRVRAAFLDHGTPCLAFALEEKLHVNVRKNRLEEMGLPTGEWLRELKNAILRGERDDLPFRVWWREGGQVREKIHPLGELRERLVGIVPGQRVVYVTDAGLTPENGSRIVELAREADYLFIETTFLHAEEERARERSHLTARQAGELAREAGVARVVPFHFSPKYRGMEEMLRTELEEAFFSEKTPGTRSNRVLSQQISAEVE from the coding sequence ATGCCCCCCCTGTTCCACCCGACCCCCGTGAACGGCCCCTTCGATGACCCCGGCGTTTACGTGGATTTCCTCTTCGAGCGCCGGGCCATCCTCTTCGACCTGGGAGACATCACTCCCCTCCCCCCCCGGAAGGTTCTCCGCATCTCGGACATCTTCGTTTCCCACACCCACGTGGACCACTTCATCGGTTTCGACCGGGTGGTGCGCCTCTGCCTGGGGCGGGAGAAGCGGCTCCGCCTCTACGGCCCCCCCGGCTTCACGGACCAGGTGGCCCACCGACTGGCCGGCTACACCTGGAACCTGGTGGAGAGCTATCCCACCGACTTCACGGTGGAGGCCACGGAACTGGCTCCGGGCGGCGGGGTAAGGACGGTGGAATTCCACTGCCGGCGCGAGTTCGTGCCGGAAAACGAGAGCTGGGAGCAAATCTCCAACGGTGTCATCCTCGACGAAGAAACCTTCCGGGTGCGGGCCGCTTTTCTGGATCACGGCACCCCCTGCCTCGCCTTTGCCCTGGAGGAAAAGCTCCACGTGAACGTCCGCAAGAACCGCCTGGAGGAGATGGGACTCCCCACGGGGGAGTGGCTTCGGGAACTGAAGAACGCGATCCTTCGGGGAGAGCGGGACGATCTTCCCTTCAGGGTCTGGTGGCGTGAGGGGGGCCAGGTGCGGGAGAAGATCCATCCCCTGGGAGAACTGCGGGAGCGCTTGGTGGGGATAGTGCCGGGACAACGGGTTGTCTACGTGACCGACGCAGGGCTCACCCCGGAGAACGGTTCGCGGATCGTGGAACTGGCCCGGGAAGCCGACTACCTCTTCATCGAGACGACGTTTCTCCATGCGGAGGAGGAGCGGGCCCGCGAGCGGAGCCACCTGACCGCCCGGCAGGCGGGTGAGCTGGCCCGAGAGGCGGGAGTGGCACGGGTGGTGCCGTTTCACTTTTCACCCAAATATAGGGGGATGGAGGAGATGCTCCGGACGGAGTTGGAGGAGGCGTTTTTTAGCGAAAAAACACCTGGAACACGGAGCAACCGTGTTCTCAGTCAACAAATTAGTGCAGAAGTGGAGTGA
- a CDS encoding PilZ domain-containing protein has translation MAEKRDITRHKKRLSLRFGTTTPTRLAYTEDVSAHGLFIKTTNLCPPGTRIQIELTLPDEEPVFLEGMVRWTKKVPPQMIHLVKKSGMGVMITKFIAGEMAYRHFIDELHARTGHSLPPAPLRSPETP, from the coding sequence ATGGCGGAAAAACGGGACATCACCAGGCACAAGAAGCGGCTGTCGCTGCGGTTCGGCACGACTACTCCCACACGCCTCGCCTACACCGAAGATGTTTCGGCCCACGGTCTCTTCATTAAAACCACCAACCTCTGCCCGCCGGGCACCCGCATCCAGATCGAACTGACCCTCCCCGACGAGGAGCCGGTTTTCCTGGAGGGGATGGTCCGCTGGACCAAGAAGGTCCCTCCTCAAATGATCCATCTCGTGAAGAAGAGCGGCATGGGGGTCATGATCACGAAGTTCATCGCCGGCGAAATGGCCTACCGGCATTTCATCGACGAGCTTCACGCCAGAACCGGCCACTCCCTTCCTCCCGCTCCTCTCCGTTCCCCAGAAACTCCATAA
- a CDS encoding alpha/beta fold hydrolase: MGDRLTFVYGPGVDISYRVVGHGPTPVVFVHGFAAARTTWNDIVPLFPAERFTLYLIDLKGFGFSSKPRTGSYAIEEQAAVTTAFLKAKGLSRVILTGHSLGGAIALLVTLQARDRGDTGLVARLILVACSAYPQKLPRLMGWLRIPFLARIGMALIPVRTIVRYTLARVFHDTRAITPERIRRYEHCFGRRGMAGVLIRSARAIDPDSYGAITARYREIDIPTLIVWGKEDRIVRIGQGKRLAEEMPDARLAVIDGCGHNPHEERPRETLAAIMEFLGNGEEREEGSGRFWREARR; encoded by the coding sequence ATGGGCGACAGGCTCACCTTCGTCTACGGTCCCGGCGTCGACATCAGCTATCGCGTTGTCGGCCACGGCCCGACGCCGGTCGTCTTTGTCCACGGCTTCGCGGCTGCCCGCACCACGTGGAATGACATCGTCCCCCTTTTCCCGGCAGAGCGTTTCACCCTCTATCTTATCGACCTGAAAGGGTTCGGCTTTTCCTCCAAGCCCCGCACCGGCTCCTACGCCATCGAGGAGCAGGCCGCGGTGACCACTGCATTCCTGAAGGCAAAGGGACTTTCGCGTGTCATCCTGACCGGGCATTCCCTCGGCGGCGCCATCGCCCTCCTCGTCACCCTCCAGGCACGGGACCGGGGAGACACGGGCCTCGTAGCGCGGCTCATCCTCGTCGCCTGTTCCGCCTACCCCCAGAAGCTCCCGCGGCTCATGGGGTGGCTCCGGATTCCGTTCCTGGCACGTATCGGCATGGCCCTCATCCCGGTGCGCACCATTGTCCGCTACACCCTCGCCCGGGTCTTCCACGACACGAGGGCCATCACTCCCGAGCGGATCAGGCGTTACGAGCACTGCTTCGGCCGGCGGGGCATGGCAGGGGTCCTGATCCGGAGCGCCCGGGCCATCGACCCGGACAGCTACGGCGCGATCACGGCCCGCTACCGGGAGATCGACATACCTACCCTGATTGTCTGGGGAAAGGAGGACCGGATCGTGCGGATCGGCCAGGGGAAGCGGCTCGCGGAAGAGATGCCGGATGCCCGGCTCGCGGTGATCGATGGCTGCGGCCACAACCCCCACGAAGAGCGTCCCCGCGAGACCCTTGCGGCGATTATGGAGTTTCTGGGGAACGGAGAGGAGCGGGAGGAAGGGAGTGGCCGGTTCTGGCGTGAAGCTCGTCGATGA